One part of the Dyadobacter sp. 676 genome encodes these proteins:
- the argH gene encoding argininosuccinate lyase, which yields MKLWQKENTVTSEKIERFTVGRDREMDLHLAEFDVLGNIAHATMLETIGLLTADDLAALKTELKAIYKQIQSGEFVVEEGIEDVHSQVELMLTRKLGDTGKKIHSGRSRNDQVLVDMKLYTRARLFEVVQATEKLFDVLSRKSEEHKNDLLPGYTHLQIAMPSSFGLWFGAYAEGLIDDIIQLNAAYRLANRNPLGSGAGYGSSFPLNRQLTTELLGFEGMHHNVVYAQMSRGRTEQAALSAIASLAATVSRLAMDVCLYNSQNFGFIVLPDDLTTGSSIMPHKKNPDVAELLRAKTNRMKALPMEVTMVLSNLPSGYHRDMQLLKEILMPAFDEILDCLDIAAFMLEHMKVKQNLLDDPKYDLLFSVERVNELVITGVPFRDAYKQVGAEIADGTYTAPRELKHSHEGSIGNLQTGEIRARMQREISAFGYEKVTAALDALLK from the coding sequence TTGAAACTCTGGCAAAAGGAAAATACCGTTACTTCTGAAAAAATAGAACGTTTCACAGTCGGCCGCGACCGTGAGATGGATTTGCATCTGGCCGAATTCGATGTGCTGGGCAATATTGCTCACGCCACCATGCTCGAAACCATCGGCTTGCTAACGGCCGACGACCTCGCTGCATTGAAAACCGAGCTCAAAGCCATTTACAAGCAAATTCAAAGTGGAGAATTCGTCGTTGAAGAAGGCATTGAAGACGTGCATTCACAGGTGGAGTTAATGCTTACCCGAAAGCTGGGGGATACAGGCAAGAAAATTCACAGCGGCCGTTCCCGTAACGATCAGGTGCTGGTGGATATGAAGCTCTATACGCGCGCAAGGCTGTTCGAAGTCGTTCAGGCGACCGAAAAGCTCTTCGATGTCCTTTCGCGGAAATCGGAGGAACATAAAAATGACTTGCTTCCCGGTTACACGCATTTGCAGATCGCCATGCCGTCGTCGTTCGGGCTATGGTTCGGCGCCTATGCCGAGGGCCTGATCGACGATATTATCCAGCTCAACGCCGCCTACCGCCTTGCCAACCGCAACCCGCTGGGGTCGGGAGCGGGCTATGGTTCCTCGTTTCCGCTGAACCGCCAGCTTACTACGGAGCTGTTGGGCTTCGAAGGCATGCACCACAATGTCGTGTACGCACAAATGAGCCGCGGACGTACAGAACAGGCCGCTTTGAGCGCCATTGCATCGTTGGCGGCCACGGTTTCGCGGTTGGCAATGGACGTTTGCCTTTACAACAGCCAGAATTTCGGCTTCATCGTCCTGCCCGACGACCTCACCACCGGCAGCAGCATTATGCCGCATAAAAAGAATCCGGACGTAGCCGAACTCCTTCGCGCCAAAACCAACCGAATGAAAGCATTACCCATGGAGGTAACTATGGTTTTGAGCAATTTGCCGTCGGGTTACCACCGCGACATGCAGCTGCTGAAGGAAATCCTGATGCCCGCCTTCGACGAAATCCTCGACTGTCTCGACATCGCGGCTTTCATGCTCGAACACATGAAAGTGAAGCAAAATCTGCTCGACGACCCGAAATACGACCTGCTTTTCAGCGTCGAGCGCGTAAACGAGCTTGTAATCACCGGAGTACCTTTCCGCGACGCCTACAAACAAGTCGGGGCCGAAATAGCCGACGGGACCTACACCGCGCCCCGTGAATTGAAACACAGCCACGAGGGAAGTATCGGGAATTTGCAAACGGGCGAAATTCGTGCGAGAATGCAGCGGGAAATCAGCGCATTTGGGTATGAAAAAGTCACGGCTGCATTAGACGCATTGTTAAAATAA
- a CDS encoding PQQ-dependent sugar dehydrogenase: MKHINHYKIPRAFVLVFCFVLTATCASAQIPDVKINPTAVISGLTSAMQLVHAGDGSNRIFIVERAGTVTVYNPGALTTPIEYLNMNSEGQVVGTTGEGGLLSIAFHPDFLTNGFLYAYYTDTAGDLVLARYTSANPLGNIVPANTRVEILKIPHPVNSNHNGGELHFGYEDDYLYLSTGDGGAGYDPDMNGQNTNSLLGKILRIDVNPPIGSGLNYVIPPSNPFGNEVFALGLRNPFRWSFDRENYDMWIGDVGQDEREEINHRTAGTASGANYGWRCFEGDIRTPGIPLTECPDTAGYVKPIYTYETGSARGRSVIGGVVYRGSDFPVMQGYYIGMDYSSGDIHKINSDGSVKEYETSTFTGVRDIGEDESGEIYAVTATAVYRIEAEDPLPVTLVSFSGLPATEGVKLSWQTSMEKDFKTFDVEFSLDARRFENVGSVAGANASGGRSYSFTHSTTETGVLYYRLKMVDTDESFRYSRTITVNTGDVPVDAFVRPSLIHTNEMNVLIEEPFQTLEMVNPGGQVVLTEKIDGRSGPVSIPLGNTASGIYIVRMAGADRILQQRVLVLR; encoded by the coding sequence ATGAAACATATCAACCACTATAAAATACCACGGGCGTTTGTTCTGGTGTTTTGCTTCGTTCTGACGGCCACCTGCGCCTCCGCGCAAATTCCTGACGTAAAGATCAATCCCACGGCCGTAATCAGCGGATTGACCTCGGCCATGCAACTCGTACATGCGGGCGATGGCTCCAATCGTATCTTTATCGTCGAACGGGCCGGGACAGTCACGGTGTACAACCCTGGTGCGTTGACTACCCCCATCGAGTATTTGAACATGAACAGCGAAGGCCAGGTGGTTGGAACCACCGGCGAAGGAGGCTTGTTGAGTATCGCGTTTCATCCGGATTTTTTAACCAACGGCTTTTTGTATGCTTACTATACCGATACTGCCGGCGACCTGGTGCTGGCCCGGTACACTTCGGCTAATCCGTTGGGAAACATTGTGCCGGCCAACACGCGGGTTGAAATATTGAAAATCCCGCATCCGGTGAATAGTAACCACAACGGGGGTGAATTGCACTTCGGGTATGAGGACGATTACCTTTATTTGTCGACAGGTGACGGCGGTGCGGGTTATGACCCCGATATGAACGGCCAGAATACGAACAGTTTGTTAGGGAAAATATTACGTATCGATGTTAATCCACCCATCGGGTCAGGTTTGAACTACGTAATACCGCCCAGCAATCCATTTGGTAACGAAGTATTCGCCCTGGGTTTACGAAACCCTTTCCGGTGGAGTTTCGACCGTGAGAATTATGACATGTGGATAGGGGATGTAGGGCAGGACGAGCGGGAAGAGATCAATCACCGGACCGCCGGAACCGCTTCGGGTGCCAACTATGGCTGGCGATGTTTTGAAGGCGATATCCGCACTCCCGGCATCCCGCTTACCGAATGTCCGGACACGGCAGGTTATGTGAAGCCTATTTATACCTACGAAACGGGAAGCGCGAGGGGAAGGTCGGTTATCGGTGGCGTAGTGTACCGGGGAAGCGACTTTCCTGTTATGCAAGGGTACTACATTGGAATGGATTATTCGTCGGGCGATATTCATAAAATCAATTCGGATGGCTCCGTGAAGGAGTATGAAACGTCGACGTTCACGGGCGTCAGGGATATTGGTGAGGACGAGTCGGGTGAAATTTATGCCGTTACCGCCACAGCGGTTTATCGTATCGAGGCCGAAGATCCGCTGCCCGTAACGCTGGTAAGCTTTTCGGGGCTGCCGGCCACCGAAGGCGTGAAGCTTTCCTGGCAAACTTCCATGGAAAAGGACTTCAAAACCTTCGATGTCGAGTTTAGCCTCGACGCCCGCCGGTTCGAAAACGTCGGCTCGGTGGCCGGTGCCAATGCGTCGGGCGGGCGTAGTTATTCGTTCACCCACAGCACCACTGAGACGGGTGTCCTGTATTATCGTTTGAAAATGGTCGATACCGACGAAAGTTTCAGATACTCCAGAACGATTACGGTGAATACCGGCGATGTGCCCGTCGACGCTTTTGTCCGGCCGTCGCTCATTCACACCAATGAAATGAATGTGCTCATCGAAGAACCGTTTCAGACGCTGGAAATGGTGAATCCGGGTGGACAGGTGGTGCTAACGGAGAAGATAGACGGGCGAAGCGGGCCTGTGAGCATACCGTTGGGCAATACGGCCTCCGGCATTTACATCGTCCGCATGGCGGGAGCCGACCGGATATTGCAGCAACGGGTCCTGGTGTTAAGATAA
- a CDS encoding C40 family peptidase, with product MHFLIRSVVLLALSFAATTFSNRAFAQTPRPREASADTLNPIRSLVSFATEHLNIPYRPGGSSRKGFDCSGFVRYCFNQWNITLPHSSAAQAEHGQAVELDNAKPGDLIFFKGQSTKSKRIGHVGIITEVAPGYVKFIHSAWKGGIRYDLLHAAYYSKRFVAIKRMIE from the coding sequence ATGCATTTTTTGATTCGTTCGGTCGTACTATTAGCTTTATCGTTTGCCGCCACTACATTCAGTAACCGTGCTTTTGCCCAGACGCCCCGGCCCCGGGAGGCTTCTGCGGACACTTTAAATCCGATCCGGTCGCTGGTATCTTTCGCCACCGAACATTTGAATATCCCCTATCGCCCGGGCGGCTCGTCCCGAAAAGGCTTTGATTGCTCGGGGTTTGTCCGGTATTGTTTCAACCAATGGAACATCACGCTCCCGCATTCCAGCGCCGCACAGGCAGAACACGGGCAAGCCGTTGAGCTCGACAACGCCAAGCCCGGCGACCTGATTTTCTTCAAAGGCCAGAGTACCAAAAGCAAGCGCATCGGGCACGTAGGCATCATCACCGAAGTAGCGCCCGGTTATGTCAAATTCATCCATTCGGCCTGGAAAGGCGGAATCCGGTATGACCTGCTCCATGCAGCTTATTACAGCAAGCGGTTTGTGGCGATCAAAAGAATGATTGAATGA
- a CDS encoding AIR synthase-related protein — MKTTDRYLQRGVSASKEDVHKAIEKIDKGLYPKAFCKIVPDALAGDPDYCTIMHADGAGTKTSLAYLYWKETGDISVWKGIAQDAIVMNTDDLLCVGATGPMLYSSTIDRNKNRIPGEVIAEVINGAEEVLEMLRSYGVEIYSTGGETADVGDLVRTVTVNSTVIARMKRSEVVDNAHIQAGDVIVGLASYGQATYENEYNGGMGSNGLTSARHDILGKYLSKYTESFDPEVSDDLIYSGSKKLTDTVDGAPLNVGKLILSPTRTYAPVAKALLDELRPQIHGMVHCSGGAQTKILHFVDNLHIIKDNLLPVPPLFKLIQAESGTSWQEMYKVFNMGHRLEIYLPEAHAARVIDISESFGIDAQVIGRVESSQEKKLTISSGYGTFYY; from the coding sequence ATGAAAACTACCGACCGTTATCTCCAGCGCGGTGTATCGGCTTCAAAGGAAGATGTGCATAAGGCCATCGAAAAGATCGACAAAGGGCTTTATCCGAAGGCTTTTTGTAAAATAGTCCCGGACGCGCTCGCGGGCGATCCCGATTACTGCACGATCATGCACGCCGACGGGGCCGGTACCAAAACTTCCCTGGCGTATTTGTATTGGAAAGAAACAGGCGATATCTCCGTTTGGAAAGGCATTGCCCAGGATGCGATCGTGATGAATACCGACGACCTCCTGTGTGTGGGCGCAACCGGCCCGATGCTCTATTCCTCGACCATCGACCGCAACAAGAACCGCATTCCCGGCGAAGTGATCGCGGAGGTGATCAACGGGGCCGAGGAAGTGCTGGAAATGCTCCGCAGCTACGGCGTCGAGATTTACAGTACGGGCGGCGAAACGGCCGATGTCGGCGACCTGGTGCGGACGGTGACGGTGAACAGCACCGTCATAGCCCGGATGAAGCGCTCCGAGGTGGTGGATAACGCCCATATTCAGGCGGGAGACGTGATCGTCGGGCTGGCTTCTTACGGACAGGCTACTTACGAAAACGAATACAACGGAGGAATGGGTAGCAATGGCCTTACGTCCGCGAGACACGATATTTTAGGCAAATACCTTTCGAAATACACCGAAAGTTTTGACCCCGAAGTGAGCGACGATCTCATTTACAGCGGCAGCAAAAAACTGACCGATACAGTGGACGGTGCGCCGCTGAATGTGGGTAAACTGATCCTTTCGCCCACCCGTACATACGCGCCCGTGGCCAAAGCATTACTCGACGAACTGCGCCCGCAGATCCATGGCATGGTACATTGCAGCGGCGGGGCTCAGACAAAAATTCTACATTTTGTTGATAACCTTCACATTATCAAAGATAACCTGTTGCCTGTGCCGCCGCTTTTCAAGCTGATCCAGGCGGAAAGCGGAACGAGCTGGCAGGAAATGTATAAGGTGTTCAATATGGGACACAGGCTCGAAATTTACCTCCCCGAGGCACATGCCGCCCGGGTGATCGACATATCTGAATCGTTCGGGATCGATGCGCAGGTAATAGGCCGTGTAGAATCCTCGCAAGAAAAGAAACTCACTATCAGCAGCGGGTACGGCACATTTTATTACTGA
- a CDS encoding redoxin domain-containing protein — MRVRHAIVWILCCVGFYLSAATPAYHDGAKGLKVIFFLDAECPVSNAYMNEIKSICSDYAKKGVAFEAVFPVTTVKRDDIRAFLHKYKANIPGYRDPGLQKVKRYQATTMPEAILVDASGEILYRGAIDNWYYALGKNRAKATEFYLRNAIEAALNGEVIIKSRTEAIGCLINQ, encoded by the coding sequence ATGAGAGTCCGGCACGCCATTGTTTGGATATTGTGCTGCGTTGGTTTTTACCTGTCCGCGGCAACGCCCGCATATCATGACGGAGCGAAGGGTCTCAAGGTCATCTTCTTTCTCGACGCCGAATGTCCCGTCTCAAATGCGTATATGAACGAGATTAAAAGTATATGTTCGGATTATGCAAAAAAGGGCGTGGCATTCGAAGCGGTTTTTCCGGTTACGACGGTGAAACGCGATGACATTCGTGCATTTTTGCATAAATACAAAGCGAATATTCCCGGTTATCGTGACCCGGGATTGCAGAAAGTGAAGCGTTACCAGGCTACCACGATGCCCGAGGCCATACTTGTCGATGCAAGTGGCGAAATTCTTTATAGAGGCGCTATCGATAACTGGTATTATGCATTGGGAAAGAACAGGGCGAAAGCCACTGAATTTTATCTAAGAAATGCCATTGAGGCCGCATTGAACGGAGAAGTGATTATCAAAAGCAGGACAGAAGCGATCGGATGCCTGATCAATCAATAG
- a CDS encoding ABC transporter permease, giving the protein MIGNYFKTAYRSLQKNRLYTCINLTGLTLGLGVAITLFWIVRFEYSFDRYHAKADRIYRIKSVDKFGEPQSHVHQTIIRMLKTQFPGVESAANFYGMNPAAVQVGTEIFHQNNIFFTQPEMLEMLDIRWIAGNPKLSLSAPGQVVIDEQTAQKLFKGDAMGRTLRYDNQKVLTVTGVIGNMPANTEFPMEMIISWETMKQIQPDLGQEDKLSGGDSMHQGFALLKPGASTGPINTGLTRFTKSRQDETTIISYELQPLADMHFDTSKDPFRYSMPKWMLYTLTSIGIFLIFIACINFVNLATVQAIQRGREVAVRKVLGSGRRQLIFQFFGETGMLVLLATLLGALLAAQLVSYSSELLNTSIDSSRVWGPETFLFLAGLVVIVTLCAGFYPALVLSGFQPVRALQNRVALPDGGISLRSSLVVMQFVIAQVLVICTLLAMKQIRYFYEKDLGFEKSGIVTVNMPDRSGALRERFRHQLKQYPEIREVAFGLTTPASKRNHWWSTVEHAGLPNGEATFRVQHVDTNYFNFFHIPMVAGRTITVGDTTRKVNGEYTVDIVVNEKATRDMGFKNPEKALGQRLKFWGMESTIIGVVKDYHSEDLKSKLVGHVYFYATWNFQLASIRIDNSKKTEALAHIGKHWKAIFPNHYFDPKFLEDDIRSFYDSERKLSNFLQLFAVLGILIGSLGLFGLVSFVVTQRTKEIGVRKVLGATVYNIVQLLSRDFLRLMLISFIIAAPIAWLAMQRFLKEYTYKIDISIWVFVLAAALSVGVALLTVSFQSIKAALTNPVKSLRSE; this is encoded by the coding sequence ATGATCGGAAATTACTTCAAAACCGCCTATCGAAGCCTGCAAAAAAACAGATTGTACACGTGCATCAATCTGACCGGCCTTACGCTTGGCCTTGGCGTTGCCATTACGCTTTTCTGGATCGTCCGGTTCGAATACAGTTTCGATCGTTACCACGCCAAGGCCGACCGCATTTACCGCATCAAGTCGGTCGACAAGTTTGGCGAACCGCAGTCGCACGTGCATCAGACAATCATCAGAATGCTGAAAACGCAATTTCCGGGCGTCGAATCGGCGGCTAATTTTTACGGAATGAATCCCGCGGCGGTACAGGTCGGAACGGAGATTTTTCATCAGAACAACATCTTTTTCACGCAGCCGGAAATGCTTGAAATGCTCGATATCCGCTGGATAGCTGGCAACCCGAAACTGTCGCTGAGCGCGCCGGGACAGGTGGTGATTGACGAACAAACCGCTCAGAAGCTCTTCAAAGGTGATGCAATGGGCCGGACATTGCGCTACGATAACCAAAAAGTGCTGACCGTGACAGGCGTTATCGGTAACATGCCGGCAAATACCGAGTTTCCGATGGAAATGATCATTTCCTGGGAAACAATGAAACAAATCCAGCCTGACCTCGGGCAGGAGGACAAGTTGAGTGGTGGCGATTCCATGCACCAGGGTTTCGCATTGCTGAAACCGGGCGCGTCCACCGGGCCGATCAATACCGGATTGACACGCTTCACGAAAAGCCGGCAGGACGAAACCACGATCATCTCCTACGAGCTGCAACCGCTCGCCGACATGCATTTCGACACCAGCAAGGACCCTTTCAGGTACTCCATGCCGAAATGGATGCTTTATACCCTCACGAGCATCGGCATATTTCTCATTTTTATTGCCTGTATCAATTTCGTAAATCTGGCGACGGTCCAGGCGATCCAGCGCGGCCGCGAGGTGGCGGTGCGCAAGGTTTTGGGCAGCGGCAGACGGCAGCTCATTTTCCAGTTTTTTGGTGAAACCGGTATGCTTGTCCTGCTGGCCACATTGCTGGGCGCATTGCTGGCGGCACAGCTCGTTTCCTATTCATCGGAACTCCTGAATACGAGTATCGACAGTTCCAGGGTGTGGGGGCCGGAAACGTTCCTGTTCCTGGCGGGACTGGTGGTGATAGTTACTTTGTGTGCCGGATTTTACCCCGCGCTCGTATTGTCCGGTTTCCAGCCGGTGAGGGCATTGCAAAACCGTGTTGCACTGCCTGATGGCGGTATTTCGCTGCGATCGTCGTTGGTGGTAATGCAATTTGTGATTGCGCAGGTACTGGTTATTTGCACATTGCTGGCGATGAAACAAATCCGGTATTTTTATGAAAAAGACCTGGGTTTTGAGAAGAGTGGCATTGTTACCGTCAATATGCCCGACCGCAGTGGCGCCCTGCGTGAACGCTTCCGCCATCAGCTGAAACAATATCCGGAAATCCGGGAAGTTGCATTTGGCCTGACTACCCCCGCAAGCAAGAGAAACCACTGGTGGAGTACCGTAGAGCACGCCGGATTGCCCAATGGAGAGGCGACGTTCCGTGTGCAGCACGTGGATACCAACTATTTCAATTTTTTTCACATTCCGATGGTCGCGGGCCGTACGATTACCGTGGGGGACACGACCCGGAAGGTCAATGGCGAGTACACGGTGGATATTGTGGTGAATGAAAAGGCGACGCGTGACATGGGTTTCAAAAATCCGGAAAAAGCGCTCGGGCAACGTCTCAAATTCTGGGGTATGGAATCGACGATCATCGGTGTCGTAAAGGATTATCATTCCGAAGATTTGAAAAGCAAGCTGGTAGGGCATGTGTATTTTTACGCGACATGGAATTTCCAGCTCGCCAGTATCCGCATCGACAATTCGAAAAAGACCGAAGCATTGGCTCATATCGGTAAGCATTGGAAGGCCATATTCCCCAACCATTATTTCGACCCTAAATTTCTGGAAGACGACATCCGGAGCTTTTACGACAGTGAACGCAAGCTTTCCAATTTCCTCCAACTGTTTGCTGTACTGGGGATATTGATAGGCTCGCTGGGATTGTTCGGACTGGTGTCGTTTGTGGTAACCCAGCGTACCAAGGAAATAGGCGTAAGAAAAGTCCTGGGCGCGACGGTTTACAACATCGTGCAACTTCTTTCGCGTGATTTTCTAAGGCTGATGCTCATCTCGTTTATCATTGCCGCACCGATCGCCTGGCTTGCCATGCAGCGGTTTTTGAAAGAATACACCTATAAAATAGATATCAGCATATGGGTGTTCGTGCTGGCTGCTGCGCTCTCGGTGGGGGTTGCGTTGCTTACGGTGAGTTTCCAGAGTATCAAAGCTGCCCTGACCAACCCCGTGAAGAGCCTCAGGTCGGAGTGA
- the tnpA gene encoding IS200/IS605 family transposase, producing the protein MSWTRVWIHVVFSTKYRAPVLRDDIRMKVFMHIKEYATKKGIELDVVNGYLDHAHCLVCLSREQTLGDVMKIIKGESSYWINKNKLTPEHFVWQDDYWAVSVSEKHVSHVRNYILRQEEHHRGKTFETEINRFMKKYGWTNTSKN; encoded by the coding sequence ATGAGTTGGACCCGTGTTTGGATTCATGTTGTTTTTTCGACCAAATATCGTGCGCCTGTTTTGCGGGACGATATTCGGATGAAGGTGTTTATGCATATCAAGGAATATGCGACGAAAAAGGGGATCGAGCTGGATGTGGTGAATGGCTATCTTGACCATGCGCACTGCCTCGTATGCCTGAGCCGCGAGCAGACGCTTGGGGATGTTATGAAAATTATAAAGGGAGAATCTTCCTATTGGATCAATAAGAATAAATTGACGCCGGAGCATTTTGTATGGCAGGATGATTATTGGGCTGTTAGTGTCAGCGAGAAACATGTATCGCATGTTCGCAACTATATACTCAGGCAGGAAGAGCACCACAGAGGCAAAACCTTTGAAACAGAAATCAACAGATTTATGAAAAAATATGGCTGGACCAATACAAGCAAAAACTAA